One window of Bacteroidales bacterium genomic DNA carries:
- a CDS encoding EVE domain-containing protein, which produces MQTQFQYITDLAKQYQSYSENPNDLFAAINSLPKNLVEEVFKEYGDSDRSFKPVNLLRAEISRKLLQDETITEALVDEIKEKIRAKDVGYFNHYKEDFLKQLQDYELFKRDLFANWQRPWSVCHVLYYRGIIKETVQIYLEQIANDLLKQLNLNDYTFHTVDFQGPNNFGSDFCWIALYPITKESHKESYQFFIRLGASSEAGQIAGWSIKEPQPNNLKEISTYEEAFSILKELKPEITKLNKESRNYFKFSPGSQASEWTTFLKEGVAAIRFIDLDVGDISKFNSRAEVNIEAGLPPDNQSNQTWNLWLLKSANIGDVVFANKGVNTCIGIGIIKSDYYFDEKAGGYNHRRRINWITDKVYQYKPNSLDYPIGGKYKTLFRPDTFSPTKVWEFLLKEYVRLYPELAKVFSENELPFETIETEIFDTDNQKQGPKFLRFFNPLLKVLNKVGEGKPSDVTKQVLDEFTFTDEELEEKSKNGVPLIYNQVAWARNYLKDGGLISNEKRGVWSLTELGKNKTLTNKEAFELFKLVQSKFKKSSEDYSINVDIQPESSKENEPLNFWWLNANPKIWSMSILIEGDRETYTTHNEKGNKRRIYKYFEAAKPGDLIIGYESTPTKQIKGIYEVTKGIHTTANGEEIEFQLAEKLEIPVHWNELKNNPALQNCEVFINNQGSLFKLTEEEYDIIREIIDNKNTIITVKTPKKYKFTEDADKPFISETDFLQTVTLLRRKKNVILQGPPGVGKTFIARKLAYEIMQEVKDANIEMVQFHQSYSYEDFIQGLRPTQKGGFDLKDGIFYSFCQRALAHRERLFFFIIDEINRGNLSKIFGELMMLIEADKREEKFALKLTYAEDEEDRFYVPENLYIIGTMNTADRSLAIVDYALRRRFAFVTLQPDYGENFRSFLSFKGLSAQIIDHICSSVTKVNSKIKDDINLGEGFQIGHSYFCTFMEGEDENNWWNEVLSFELKPLLAEIWFDDSAKVAEVLKQLSR; this is translated from the coding sequence ATGCAAACACAATTTCAATACATAACTGACTTAGCAAAGCAGTATCAAAGTTATTCCGAAAACCCGAATGATTTGTTTGCTGCTATTAATAGTTTGCCAAAAAACTTGGTCGAAGAAGTCTTCAAAGAATATGGTGACTCCGACCGAAGTTTCAAACCAGTGAATTTGTTAAGGGCCGAAATTTCGCGTAAACTATTGCAAGACGAAACAATAACTGAGGCACTAGTAGATGAGATCAAGGAAAAAATCAGAGCTAAAGATGTTGGCTATTTTAATCACTACAAAGAGGATTTCTTAAAGCAACTTCAAGATTACGAACTATTTAAAAGAGACCTATTTGCGAACTGGCAAAGACCGTGGAGCGTTTGTCATGTCCTTTACTACAGAGGGATAATCAAAGAAACCGTACAAATTTATTTGGAGCAAATTGCAAATGATTTACTTAAACAGCTGAATTTAAATGATTACACTTTCCATACCGTGGATTTTCAAGGGCCAAATAATTTTGGCTCTGATTTTTGTTGGATTGCATTGTACCCAATCACAAAGGAATCCCACAAAGAAAGTTATCAATTTTTTATTCGTTTAGGGGCATCATCCGAAGCAGGGCAAATTGCAGGTTGGTCTATTAAAGAACCGCAACCAAATAATCTGAAAGAGATTAGTACATACGAAGAGGCGTTTTCAATTTTAAAAGAATTGAAACCTGAAATAACTAAACTCAATAAAGAAAGCAGAAACTATTTCAAATTTTCCCCTGGAAGCCAAGCATCTGAATGGACTACATTTTTAAAAGAAGGCGTTGCTGCTATTCGATTCATTGATTTAGATGTCGGTGATATTTCTAAGTTTAATTCAAGAGCTGAAGTAAACATAGAGGCTGGATTGCCGCCAGATAATCAATCAAATCAGACTTGGAATCTTTGGCTGCTAAAATCTGCAAACATTGGTGATGTTGTATTTGCAAACAAAGGTGTTAATACTTGTATCGGTATCGGAATCATAAAAAGTGATTATTATTTTGATGAAAAAGCTGGAGGTTATAATCATAGAAGAAGGATAAATTGGATTACTGACAAGGTTTATCAATATAAACCCAATTCATTGGACTATCCAATTGGTGGGAAATACAAAACGCTTTTCAGACCGGACACCTTCAGCCCCACAAAAGTGTGGGAATTTCTATTAAAGGAATATGTAAGATTGTACCCTGAGCTTGCAAAAGTCTTTTCTGAAAATGAATTGCCGTTTGAAACTATTGAAACTGAAATTTTTGATACTGATAATCAAAAACAAGGCCCTAAGTTTTTAAGATTTTTTAATCCACTTTTAAAGGTTTTAAACAAGGTAGGTGAAGGAAAACCTTCAGATGTGACTAAACAAGTACTTGATGAATTCACTTTTACCGATGAGGAGTTAGAAGAAAAATCAAAAAATGGTGTACCGCTTATTTACAATCAAGTTGCTTGGGCAAGAAATTATTTGAAAGATGGAGGTTTAATTTCTAATGAGAAACGTGGAGTTTGGTCTTTAACAGAGCTTGGTAAAAATAAAACACTTACTAACAAAGAAGCTTTCGAATTATTTAAGTTGGTTCAGTCCAAGTTCAAGAAGTCATCTGAAGATTATAGTATAAACGTTGATATTCAGCCAGAAAGCTCGAAAGAAAATGAACCTCTAAATTTCTGGTGGCTCAATGCAAACCCGAAAATTTGGAGCATGAGCATTCTAATTGAAGGAGATAGAGAAACTTACACTACACATAACGAAAAAGGTAACAAACGAAGGATTTACAAATACTTTGAAGCAGCTAAGCCTGGCGATTTAATTATTGGATACGAAAGCACTCCAACCAAGCAGATAAAAGGAATCTATGAAGTAACTAAAGGAATTCATACCACTGCAAATGGTGAAGAAATTGAATTTCAATTGGCTGAAAAGTTAGAAATACCAGTACATTGGAACGAACTGAAGAATAATCCTGCATTACAAAATTGCGAGGTGTTTATCAATAACCAGGGAAGTTTGTTTAAACTGACAGAGGAAGAATATGATATAATTCGCGAAATTATTGATAATAAGAACACAATCATTACGGTTAAAACACCAAAGAAATACAAATTTACAGAAGATGCTGACAAACCCTTTATTAGCGAAACCGACTTTTTGCAAACTGTTACTTTACTGAGAAGAAAGAAGAATGTCATTTTGCAAGGTCCTCCAGGCGTTGGCAAAACTTTCATTGCCCGAAAATTGGCCTATGAAATAATGCAGGAAGTAAAAGATGCAAATATCGAAATGGTGCAGTTTCACCAATCCTACAGCTATGAAGATTTCATTCAAGGTTTAAGACCAACGCAAAAAGGCGGTTTTGATTTAAAAGATGGTATTTTTTATTCGTTCTGCCAGAGAGCATTGGCACATCGGGAAAGACTTTTCTTTTTCATTATTGACGAAATAAACAGAGGGAACCTGAGTAAAATTTTTGGTGAACTGATGATGCTTATTGAAGCAGACAAAAGAGAAGAAAAGTTTGCCTTAAAGCTAACTTATGCAGAAGATGAGGAAGACCGATTTTATGTTCCTGAAAATCTTTACATCATAGGAACCATGAATACAGCAGACCGTTCTTTGGCAATCGTTGATTATGCGTTGAGAAGAAGATTTGCTTTTGTTACACTCCAACCCGACTATGGTGAGAATTTCCGTTCATTCCTCTCATTTAAAGGATTATCGGCTCAAATAATTGATCACATTTGTTCATCAGTTACAAAAGTAAATAGCAAAATCAAAGATGATATAAATCTTGGTGAAGGCTTCCAAATCGGACACAGCTATTTCTGTACATTTATGGAAGGCGAAGATGAAAACAATTGGTGGAATGAAGTTTTGAGTTTCGAACTAAAACCGCTTTTAGCGGAAATTTGGTTTGATGATTCTGCAAAAGTAGCAGAAGTTTTAAAGCAACTTTCACGGTAG